In Dyadobacter sp. NIV53, a single window of DNA contains:
- a CDS encoding gluconate 2-dehydrogenase subunit 3 family protein produces MERRVALKNMAAAVGVMAGLPSWASGWSKSSLPGNILLSADESAILTGVVETIIPKTDTPGAGELGVGGFVQKMVKDCYDKKAQDNLAKGVSNLESQSQKNFGKSFAAANKDQKMHLLQEIEKSSDADQKAFLGMVKNLTIQGYMNSEYVMTNITHYEMIPARYHGCVPVNKG; encoded by the coding sequence ATGGAAAGACGCGTGGCGCTTAAAAATATGGCTGCGGCTGTGGGCGTAATGGCGGGTTTGCCATCCTGGGCATCAGGGTGGAGCAAAAGTTCTTTACCTGGGAATATTTTACTTTCAGCCGATGAGTCAGCAATTTTGACAGGTGTGGTAGAAACTATTATTCCTAAAACGGATACACCCGGAGCAGGAGAACTTGGCGTAGGCGGGTTTGTGCAAAAAATGGTGAAGGATTGTTACGATAAAAAAGCACAGGATAATCTGGCAAAAGGAGTTAGTAATCTCGAATCTCAAAGTCAGAAAAATTTCGGGAAATCGTTTGCTGCTGCTAATAAAGATCAGAAAATGCACCTTCTTCAGGAAATAGAAAAGAGCAGTGACGCGGATCAGAAGGCATTTTTAGGAATGGTAAAAAACCTGACCATCCAGGGTTACATGAATTCAGAATATGTAATGACAAATATTACGCATTACGAAATGATTCCGGCGCGTTATCATGGGTGTGTGCCGGTGAACAAGGGATGA
- a CDS encoding MFS transporter, with product MTTIAAPRSNFSHLFSAPVIVAALGYFVDIYDLLLFGIVRLPSLASLGLSEADISKVGASILNWQMTGLLIGGILWGVLGDKKGRLSVLFGSIITYSIANIACGFVQDPTTYKLLRFVAGIGLAGELGAGITLVSEILPKHLRAIGTSLVAGIGLLGAVVAYFTVEYFSWRYAYFIGGGLGISLLLLRIGVFESGIFKDLKNQKHIQKGNFFSLFNNKDRLSRYLKCIGIGLPTWFVIGILATFSNEFGKALGIAEPVKPGLSIMWCYVGLSIGDLSSGFLSHWLESRKKAVFYLMIFTLIFSGVYLYAGVNTAAHLYTVAGFLGFGIGYWAMFVTIGAEQFGTNLRATAATTVPNMVRGTVVLMTTLFASFKESFSVLNSGALVGVICFFIGIYCILTIPETHGRDLDFLEE from the coding sequence ATGACGACGATTGCAGCTCCACGTTCTAATTTTTCACATTTATTCAGTGCCCCGGTTATTGTAGCCGCCCTTGGTTATTTCGTTGATATTTATGATCTCCTCCTCTTCGGAATTGTACGCCTGCCAAGTTTGGCTTCGCTGGGATTGTCCGAAGCTGATATTTCGAAAGTAGGTGCCAGTATCTTGAACTGGCAAATGACAGGATTATTGATCGGAGGTATCTTATGGGGTGTTTTGGGAGATAAGAAAGGCCGGTTATCGGTTTTGTTTGGTTCTATCATCACTTATTCAATTGCTAATATTGCCTGCGGTTTTGTGCAGGATCCGACTACTTATAAATTGTTGCGCTTCGTTGCAGGTATAGGCCTAGCCGGAGAACTTGGAGCTGGTATTACACTGGTTTCAGAGATATTGCCCAAACATCTTCGTGCAATCGGAACTTCTCTTGTTGCTGGTATTGGCTTGCTGGGAGCAGTTGTTGCTTACTTTACCGTCGAATATTTCAGCTGGCGATATGCATATTTTATCGGCGGAGGCCTTGGAATTTCACTTCTTTTGTTGAGGATCGGCGTTTTTGAATCCGGTATTTTCAAAGATCTTAAAAATCAGAAACACATACAAAAAGGAAATTTCTTTTCATTGTTCAATAATAAAGACAGATTGAGCCGGTATCTGAAATGCATCGGAATTGGTTTGCCTACCTGGTTTGTAATTGGGATTCTTGCCACTTTCAGCAATGAATTTGGAAAAGCACTTGGCATTGCAGAACCCGTAAAACCTGGACTTTCGATCATGTGGTGTTACGTTGGGCTTTCAATTGGTGACCTGTCGAGCGGATTTTTAAGCCATTGGCTCGAATCAAGGAAAAAAGCTGTATTTTATCTAATGATTTTTACGTTAATATTCAGTGGCGTTTATTTATATGCAGGCGTTAACACTGCGGCACATTTATACACAGTTGCAGGATTCTTAGGATTCGGAATTGGATATTGGGCAATGTTTGTAACTATTGGAGCTGAGCAATTTGGTACTAACCTACGCGCAACGGCAGCAACGACGGTTCCAAACATGGTTAGAGGTACAGTAGTGTTGATGACTACATTGTTTGCATCTTTTAAAGAATCTTTTTCCGTATTGAATTCAGGGGCGCTGGTTGGGGTAATATGCTTTTTTATTGGTATTTACTGTATTCTGACAATTCCTGAAACGCACGGACGGGATTTGGATTTTCTGGAAGAATAA
- a CDS encoding RNA polymerase sigma-70 factor: MRDPLLNEEPKPANPFVSIIHEEKTGSGQVDSAVFLKSTFEQDPAKGLELLFRRFYNPLCSHAVRFVYSKQIAEDLVSEVFFQFYRTKAYENINTSYTSYLFRSVRNECYTYMRREFGKTDSLETNTENAISTSHQQPDAEIHYNNLFLKVNEVIGKLPAQCQRVFLMSRFENKKYHEIANELHISPKTVEVHISKALKHLRSALHGEWMTSCLLTLLSSFCIAL, from the coding sequence ATGCGCGATCCTTTGCTCAACGAAGAACCTAAGCCAGCGAATCCATTTGTGTCAATAATACACGAAGAAAAAACAGGTTCGGGACAGGTTGATTCTGCTGTATTTTTGAAGTCAACATTTGAGCAGGATCCTGCAAAAGGGCTGGAATTACTCTTTAGGAGATTTTACAATCCGCTGTGCAGCCACGCAGTGCGTTTTGTATATTCCAAACAAATTGCCGAGGATCTGGTCAGTGAAGTTTTTTTTCAATTTTATCGTACTAAGGCATACGAAAATATTAACACCTCTTATACCAGTTATCTTTTCAGGTCGGTACGTAATGAATGTTATACGTATATGCGCAGAGAGTTCGGTAAAACTGATTCTCTTGAAACAAATACTGAGAATGCTATTTCTACCAGCCATCAGCAGCCGGATGCTGAAATTCACTACAATAATCTTTTTCTGAAGGTTAATGAAGTGATAGGGAAACTTCCTGCACAATGCCAGCGGGTCTTTCTCATGAGCAGGTTTGAAAATAAAAAATACCATGAAATAGCCAATGAACTCCATATTTCACCCAAAACTGTGGAAGTACATATCTCCAAAGCATTAAAACATTTACGTTCTGCCTTGCATGGTGAATGGATGACTTCATGCCTCCTGACTTTATTAAGTTCTTTCTGCATTGCACTTTAA
- a CDS encoding GMC oxidoreductase: MANFNIDSKKARTYDAIVIGSGISGGWSAKELTERGLKTLVLERGRDVKHIVDYPTTNMMPWEFEHRERLPLAVTEANPIASRCYNFKESSAHFFAKDNEHPYIQEKPFDWIRGYQVGGKSLLWARQTQRWSKYDFEGPARDKFAVEWPIGYDDIAPWYSHVEKFAGITGNKDGLDTLPDGEFLKPHELNCVEKYFKEQVAKQYKDRHIIIGRAAHITEPKQIHLDQGRAQCQNRTMCERGCPFGGYFSSNASTLPWAMKTGNMTLRPHSVVHSVIYDEKLQKVTGVRVIDSNTKEMMEFYASIIFVNAAALNTNLILMNSTSSRFPNGLGNDSGVLGKYIAFHNYRASISGEYEGFLDSTTDGRVPNSGYIPRFRNVYKQETDFLRGYAAGFGAGRETYSDHNGMGESLKANLLKTNYGNWSVGSHMMGETIPKESNYVALDKVLKDPFGMPMLKINVGYDDNDEKMIKDYLEQVTEMFTNAGFKNIKSHDGHRNPGNDIHEMGGVRMGKDPKTSMLNKWNQLHAAKNVFVTDGASMTSTSTQNPSLTYMAFTARAVDHAVKEMKAKNL; encoded by the coding sequence ATGGCAAATTTCAATATAGATAGTAAAAAAGCCCGTACCTACGATGCCATTGTAATTGGCTCAGGAATCAGTGGCGGGTGGTCGGCAAAAGAGCTGACTGAAAGAGGTTTGAAAACACTGGTTCTGGAACGCGGCCGTGATGTGAAGCATATTGTGGATTATCCGACTACGAACATGATGCCATGGGAATTCGAACACCGTGAGCGTTTGCCGCTTGCTGTTACCGAAGCTAATCCGATTGCAAGCAGGTGTTATAATTTCAAAGAGTCGTCCGCGCACTTTTTTGCTAAGGACAATGAACATCCTTACATACAGGAAAAACCTTTTGACTGGATTCGCGGCTATCAGGTAGGAGGGAAGTCGTTGCTTTGGGCCAGACAAACACAACGTTGGAGTAAATACGATTTTGAAGGTCCGGCGCGGGACAAATTTGCCGTGGAATGGCCGATTGGCTATGACGATATTGCACCATGGTATAGCCATGTGGAAAAATTTGCGGGTATTACAGGGAATAAAGACGGACTTGATACACTTCCGGATGGAGAGTTCCTGAAACCACACGAATTAAATTGTGTGGAAAAATATTTTAAAGAACAGGTTGCAAAACAATATAAAGACCGTCACATCATAATCGGCCGTGCTGCCCATATTACTGAACCTAAGCAGATTCATCTTGATCAGGGCCGTGCACAATGTCAGAACCGCACGATGTGTGAACGCGGTTGTCCTTTTGGAGGGTATTTCAGCAGTAATGCATCGACACTTCCATGGGCAATGAAAACAGGAAATATGACGCTTCGTCCGCATTCTGTTGTTCATTCTGTTATTTATGATGAAAAACTGCAGAAGGTAACCGGCGTACGCGTGATCGATTCCAACACAAAGGAAATGATGGAATTTTATGCCAGTATCATCTTTGTAAATGCAGCTGCTTTAAATACGAACCTGATCCTGATGAACTCCACTTCATCACGTTTCCCAAATGGACTGGGAAATGATAGCGGTGTGTTGGGTAAGTACATTGCTTTCCACAATTACCGCGCAAGTATATCGGGTGAATATGAAGGATTCCTGGATTCTACCACGGACGGACGAGTTCCGAATAGCGGTTATATTCCCCGCTTCCGTAATGTTTACAAGCAGGAAACAGATTTTCTCAGAGGTTATGCGGCGGGATTTGGTGCCGGCCGCGAGACTTATTCAGACCATAATGGTATGGGAGAATCTTTGAAAGCGAATTTGTTAAAAACCAACTATGGCAACTGGAGTGTTGGTTCACACATGATGGGCGAGACGATTCCAAAAGAAAGTAATTATGTTGCTCTGGATAAAGTCCTGAAAGATCCGTTTGGTATGCCGATGCTCAAAATTAATGTCGGTTACGATGATAATGATGAGAAAATGATCAAGGATTATCTAGAGCAGGTTACTGAAATGTTTACCAATGCCGGTTTCAAAAATATCAAATCGCACGACGGCCACAGAAATCCTGGCAATGACATCCACGAAATGGGTGGTGTACGTATGGGAAAGGATCCGAAAACCTCCATGCTGAATAAATGGAACCAGTTACATGCGGCAAAAAATGTGTTTGTAACAGATGGTGCAAGTATGACTTCCACTTCCACCCAAAACCCTTCATTAACTTATATGGCATTTACAGCAAGAGCAGTTGATCATGCAGTGAAAGAAATGAAGGCTAAGAATTTGTAA